In the genome of Calliopsis andreniformis isolate RMS-2024a chromosome 10, iyCalAndr_principal, whole genome shotgun sequence, one region contains:
- the LOC143185234 gene encoding juvenile hormone esterase: MALESPVVNVTQGQLRGLLEKNIYDEPYLAFRGIPYAKPPTGPLRFKDPQPPEPWTGIREAKSFGNVAAQIDMFTRELIGSDDCLYLNVYTSSIEATSKRAVMVWIHGGAFIHGSGDSTIYGPDYLVRKDVVLVTINYRLGVFGFLNIEHEVATGNQGLKDQVMALRWVQENISSFGGDPNNVTIFGESAGAASVHYLAISPLAEGLFHKAIAQSGVVANPWAIISKEPKQYVFRLAASLGKETTDPEEVIEFLKSVDTFELLKAANNILESKHLIFGHFLPTIDDKSPNPIVPQHPFQQMKRGIKVPFLLGHNTCEGAFLVGQEYNSAFREKDSNKVFEKFNTDLDLLIHQELQDKLKKEGISGHDVKRIYFGDRPINYNMKQEYVDYLSDMMFIQGIFDVVQIQTELNSSNTYLYKFSFEDDTSLMKLKLGLDFPGTMHADELPYLFYPSILRGLNIDMKFKPGSEKHKLSEIVTQMWTDFAKTGNPTPMTTDLVSVIWKPVRQGDTYDYLNINTTLKMETTKTEEHTFDWKKIKNKL; the protein is encoded by the exons ATGGCGCTCGAGAGTCCCGTGGTGAACGTGACGCAGGGCCAGCTACGTGGCCTGCTTGAGAAGAATATCTATGACGAGCCATACCTCGCGTTTCGTGGGATTCCCTACGCCAAACCGCCGACTGGCCCGCTCAGGTTCAAG GATCCTCAACCACCTGAACCATGGACTGGAATCAGAGAAGCCAAAAGTTTCGGCAATGTCGCCGCTCAGATCGACATGTTCACGCGTGAATTAATCGGAAGCGACGATTGTCTTTACTTAAACGTGTATACGTCGTCGATCGAGGCAACCTCGAAGCGTGCAGTGATGGTGTGGATACATGGGGGTGCCTTCATTCACGGGTCTGGTGACAGCACAATTTATGGACCTGATTATCTCGTACGGAAGGACGTTGTTCTGGTCACGATTAATTACAGGCTTGGTGTCTTCG GCTTCCTCAACATAGAACACGAGGTGGCGACGGGCAATCAAGGCCTGAAGGATCAAGTGATGGCTTTGAGGTGGGTCCAAGAGAACATCTCGAGTTTCGGTGGAGACCCTAACAATGTCACTATATTTGGAGAAAGTGCTGGCGCAGCTTCGGTGCATTATCTCGCTATATCTCCATTGGCTGAAG GACTTTTCCACAAGGCGATAGCGCAGAGCGGCGTGGTGGCGAATCCTTGGGCCATAATAAGCAAAGAACCAAAGCAGTACGTGTTCCGGTTGGCCGCTAGCCTTGGCAAAGAGACAACAGATCCTGAGGAGGTGATCGAGTTCCTGAAATCTGTGGATACGTTTGAACTCCTAAAAGCGGCGAATAATATTCTCGAG AGCAAGCACTTAATCTTCGGACACTTCCTCCCAACCATCGACGACAAATCCCCGAATCCAATCGTACCTCAACATCCATTTCAACAGATGAAGAGAGGCATCAAGGTGCCCTTCCTTCTAGGTCACAATACTTGCGAGGGTGCCTTTCTGGTAGGTCAGGAGTATAATTCTG CGTTTAGAGAAAAAGACTCCAACAAGGTATTTGAGAAGTTCAACACGGATTTGGATTTGTTGATCCATCAAGAGCTACAGGATAAGCTGAAGAAGGAGGGGATCTCAGGCCATGATGTGAAACGTATATACTTTGGAGATCGGCCAATCAACTACAATATGAAGCAAGAGTATGTGGACTACCTCAGTGACATGATGTTCATCCAGGGCATTTTCGACGTCGTCCAGATTCAAACCGAATTGAATAGCTCGAACACGTATTTATATAAGTTCTCATTCGAAGACGACACCTCGTTAATGAAGCTCAAGCTCGGTCTTGATTTTCCAG GAACTATGCATGCAGACGAACTTCCATATTTATTCTACCCAAGCATACTGAGGGGACTGAACATAGATATGAAGTTTAAACCTGGTAGCGAGAAGCATAAACTCTCAGAAATAGTAACTCAAATGTGGACAGATTTCGCGAAGACAGG AAATCCAACTCCAATGACCACAGACCTAGTCTCAGTGATTTGGAAACCAGTAAGACAAGGAGATACGTACGATTATTTGAATATCAACACAACGCTCAAAATGGAAACTACCAAAACCGAGGAGCACACTTTCGACtggaaaaaaataaagaataaactGTAA
- the Dh31-r gene encoding diuretic hormone 31 Receptor isoform X6 — protein sequence MAHKYCELNGTWFRHPVSDQVWSNYTTCVNLKDLSWQQGINGIYEAGYAISLVALLLSLGILTYFRSLRCARITLHMNLFASFAVNNALWLVWYRCIVANTDLLLNNGITCRLLHIVLHYFLLTNYAWMLCEGFYLHTLLVSAFTSEHKLVKWLMALGWPVPAIIVTIYACLRATSDDPEDTEQCWINEGNYMNVLVSPVCVSTLLNLAFLFNIVRVLLMKLRAGPTIGTQPSRSIRQAFRATLLLVPLLGLHYLVIPFRPPKNHPWEQFYEVLSAITASFQGLCVAILFCFCNGEVIAQFKRKWEGTALLRNRANSCTATTVSVRWRERRRCDYQLSAPEQLNEKPVDSQQTIQLVAASPIANSLNNHTRVLIKSQDSLINDEQTQC from the exons ATGGCgcacaaatattgcgaattaaaCGGCACTTGGTTTCGACATCCGGTGTCCGATCAAGTCTGGAGCAATTACACAACCTGCGTCAACTTGAAAGACCTCAGT TGGCAACAAGGGATCAATGGAATTTATGAGGCCGGATACGCGATATCGCTGGTGGCGTTACTTCTCTCATTGGGCATCCTCACGTACTTTCG CTCCCTGAGGTGCGCTAGGATCACCCTTCACATGAACCTGTTCGCCTCGTTTGCTGTAAATAACGCTCTCTGGCTGGTCTGGTACAGGTGTATCGTCGCGAATACGGATttactgttaaacaatgga ATAACGTGCCGCCTCTTGCACATCGTCCTCCACTATTTCCTCCTCACTAATTACGCCTGGATGCTGTGCGAGGGTTTTTACCTTCACACATTGCTTGTTAGCGCCTTCACTAGCGAGCACAAATTAGTAAAGTGGCTGATGGCGCTCGGGTGGCCAGTGCCTGCCATTATTGTCACGATTTATGCCTGTTTGAGGGCCACTAGCGACGATCCTGAGGACACTGAACA GTGCTGGATCAATGAGGGCAATTACATGAACGTTCTGGTTTCCCCGGTATGTGTTTCTACCCTGTTGAATCTGGCGTTCCTCTTCAACATCGTGAGAGTTCTACTGATGAAACTGAGGGCTGGTCCCACAATTGGCACTCAACCTTCGAGGTCTATACGTCAGGCATTTCG AGCAACGCTACTTTTAGTACCTTTATTGGGCCTTCATTATCTGGTTATCCCCTTCAGACCGCCAAAGAATCATCCCTGGGAACAGTTTTACGAGGTTCTTTCCGCCATAACGGCCTCGTTCCAG GGTCTCTGCGTGGCCATTCTATTTTGTTTCTGTAACGGCGAG GTAATAGCGCAATTCAAGAGGAAGTGGGAGGGCACAGCACTTCTGCGAAATCGAGCCAATTCCTGCACTGCGACCACCGTCTCG GTCCGATGGCGGGAGAGGAGAAGGTGTGACTATCAACTGTCCGCGCCGGAACAGCTGAACGAGAAGCCCGTAGACAGTCAGCAAACTATACAACTGGTCGCCGCTAGTCCTATCGCCAACAGTCTAAACAATCATACCAGAGtactaatcaaatctcaagactCTTTGATCAACGATGAGCAAACGCAGTGTTGA
- the Dh31-r gene encoding diuretic hormone 31 Receptor isoform X5, with translation MHPPQGFSYRQGILEIRASRFGLLLRNLYGLPDYRLTFYTFYTFAMRREIRAKITSKWQQGINGIYEAGYAISLVALLLSLGILTYFRSLRCARITLHMNLFASFAVNNALWLVWYRCIVANTDLLLNNGITCRLLHIVLHYFLLTNYAWMLCEGFYLHTLLVSAFTSEHKLVKWLMALGWPVPAIIVTIYACLRATSDDPEDTEQCWINEGNYMNVLVSPVCVSTLLNLAFLFNIVRVLLMKLRAGPTIGTQPSRSIRQAFRATLLLVPLLGLHYLVIPFRPPKNHPWEQFYEVLSAITASFQGLCVAILFCFCNGEVIAQFKRKWEGTALLRNRANSCTATTVSVRWRERRRCDYQLSAPEQLNEKPVDSQQTIQLVAASPIANSLNNHTRVLIKSQDSLINDEQTQC, from the exons ATGCATCCTCCCCAAGGATTTTCGTACCGTCAAGGGATCCTCGAGATAAGAGCTTCTCGATTCGGTCTATTACTCCGAAATTTGTACGGGCTCCCGGATTACCGACTCACGTTCTACACGTTCTACACGTTCGCCATGAGAAGGGAAATCAGGGCGAAAATTACATCTAAG TGGCAACAAGGGATCAATGGAATTTATGAGGCCGGATACGCGATATCGCTGGTGGCGTTACTTCTCTCATTGGGCATCCTCACGTACTTTCG CTCCCTGAGGTGCGCTAGGATCACCCTTCACATGAACCTGTTCGCCTCGTTTGCTGTAAATAACGCTCTCTGGCTGGTCTGGTACAGGTGTATCGTCGCGAATACGGATttactgttaaacaatgga ATAACGTGCCGCCTCTTGCACATCGTCCTCCACTATTTCCTCCTCACTAATTACGCCTGGATGCTGTGCGAGGGTTTTTACCTTCACACATTGCTTGTTAGCGCCTTCACTAGCGAGCACAAATTAGTAAAGTGGCTGATGGCGCTCGGGTGGCCAGTGCCTGCCATTATTGTCACGATTTATGCCTGTTTGAGGGCCACTAGCGACGATCCTGAGGACACTGAACA GTGCTGGATCAATGAGGGCAATTACATGAACGTTCTGGTTTCCCCGGTATGTGTTTCTACCCTGTTGAATCTGGCGTTCCTCTTCAACATCGTGAGAGTTCTACTGATGAAACTGAGGGCTGGTCCCACAATTGGCACTCAACCTTCGAGGTCTATACGTCAGGCATTTCG AGCAACGCTACTTTTAGTACCTTTATTGGGCCTTCATTATCTGGTTATCCCCTTCAGACCGCCAAAGAATCATCCCTGGGAACAGTTTTACGAGGTTCTTTCCGCCATAACGGCCTCGTTCCAG GGTCTCTGCGTGGCCATTCTATTTTGTTTCTGTAACGGCGAG GTAATAGCGCAATTCAAGAGGAAGTGGGAGGGCACAGCACTTCTGCGAAATCGAGCCAATTCCTGCACTGCGACCACCGTCTCG GTCCGATGGCGGGAGAGGAGAAGGTGTGACTATCAACTGTCCGCGCCGGAACAGCTGAACGAGAAGCCCGTAGACAGTCAGCAAACTATACAACTGGTCGCCGCTAGTCCTATCGCCAACAGTCTAAACAATCATACCAGAGtactaatcaaatctcaagactCTTTGATCAACGATGAGCAAACGCAGTGTTGA
- the LOC143185238 gene encoding transmembrane protein 19, translating to MISLRNKKNEGSHVLVPVLVSACAIPISMLFWIVNVVYKTFHPDSENHYEEYFVISPWRWLISVVIPFLIALWGYRRKSVDVGGAILGLFMGFVMTITSFAHLACLFAFFITASKVTKFRSDKKRKIEADFKEGGQRNWIQALCNGGMATQLALLYLLDVGCGERPIDFVKYYRSSWLSIGILGAFACCNGDTWASEIGPVVGNSDPLLITSRKRVPKGTNGGVSWIGLLVSALGGLTVGLFHYLTVLYTVDTAVLQAAAPQWPIIIVGGIGGLLGSILDSLLGATLQYSGINEEGVIVERPGKGVKHICGRQVLDNHSVNLLSSVVIALTLPRIANSIWP from the exons ATGATTTCATTAAGAAATAAGAAGAATGAAGGATCACATGTGTTAGTGCCAGTTCTTGTCAGTGCATGTGCAATCCCGATTTCTATGCTATTTTGGATCGTAAATGTAGTGTATAAAACGTTTCATCCAGACTCTGAGAATCACTACGAAG AGTACTTTGTGATATCACCATGGAGATGGTTGATTTCTGTCGTGATACCCTTTCTCATTGCACTTTGGGGATACAGAAGGAAAAGTGTGGACGTTGGCGGTGCCATACTAG GTTTATTCATGGGTTTTGTCATGACAATTACAAGTTTTGCTCATCTGGCTTGTCTCTTTGCATTTTTCATTACGGCTTCAAAAGTAACAAAGTTTCGGTCTGACAAAAAGAGAAAAATTGAGGCAGATTTCAAGGAGGGTGGTCAGAGGAATTGGATTCAAGCTTTATGCAATGGTGGAATGGCAACACAGTTAGCACTTCTTTATCTATTGGATGTAGGCTGTGGAGAGAGACCTATCGATTTTGTTAAATATTACAGAAGTTCCTGGTTATCAATAGGAATTTTAG GAGCATTTGCTTGCTGTAATGGAGATACATGGGCATCTGAGATTGGCCCAGTTGTTGGTAACAGTGATCCATTACTAATTACCTCAAGAAAAAGGGTGCCAAAGg GAACAAATGGTGGTGTCTCTTGGATAGGTCTTTTGGTTTCCGCGCTAGGTGGTCTAACTGTAGGTTTGTTTCATTATTTGACAGTACTTTATACTGTAGACACAGCTGTGCTGCAAGCAGCAGCACCACAGTGGCCTATCATCATTGTTGGAGGTATCGGAGGTCTTCTTGGTAGCATTTTGGATTCCTTACTAGGAGCTACTTTACAATATTCTG GGATTAACGAGGAGGGGGTAATCGTAGAACGACCTGGGAAAGGGGTGAAACATATTTGTGGTAGACAAGTTTTGGATAATCACAGCGTCAATCTTTTATCAAGTGTTGTTATCGCTCTTACTTTGCCGAGGATAGCAAACTCGATCTGGCCTTAA